A section of the Etheostoma cragini isolate CJK2018 chromosome 12, CSU_Ecrag_1.0, whole genome shotgun sequence genome encodes:
- the LOC117953761 gene encoding procollagen galactosyltransferase 2-like translates to MPRGFEGFRFYFAILAGKLFLYSSTEELPAYHLLQPAQQESSVLRPTVLITILARNAQHSLPYFLGCIDRLDYPKDRIAIWAAADHSVDNSTAMLQQWLRGVQHLYHSVEWRPVQQPSSYADEQCPKHWPDSRFTHVMKLKQAALRAARQLWTDYILFVDSDNLLTNRQLLHDMIAENRTIVAPMLDSKGFYSNFWCGMTPQGYYRRTPEYIPIRKWKRQGCFAAPMVHSTYLLDLRRRASQALAFYPPHPHYPYHLDDIRVFAFSSRQAGIQMYVCNKDHYGYLPVPLRQDQTLEEEEESFAHTLTEALIAHTMEPSQYLQIVPKEPGKMGFDEIFLINLKRRSDRRDRMLSSLAVLGINATLTEAVDSKTLNSSQLQAMGIDMLPGYRDPYSERVLTRGEIGCFLSHHRIWKQVLQQELQRVLLLEDDVRFEPRFCSRLVTIMENVQRVRLEWDLIYVGRKRLQVKEPERWVKGVSNLVHPDYSYWTLGYVLSLSGAQKLLQAKPLNKMLPVDEFLPVMFNKHPKDEYMQYYKQRDLRAFSVEPLLLFPTHYTGEPGYFSDTETSTIWDDEAVETDWDRDSAKHPRDRDRETEEVGLRPVAPHSTRGGVPRLSAGNRDEL, encoded by the exons ATGCCTCGTGGATTTGAGGGATTCAGATTCTATTTTGCAATTTTAGCAGGAAAGCTTTTCCTGTACTCCAGCACAGAGGAGCTGCCAGCTTATCATCTCCTCCAACCAGCCCAGCAGGAGTCCTCTGTGCTCAGACCCACAGTGCTGATCACCATACTTGCACGCAACGCACAACACAGCCTCCCTTACTTTTTAGGATGCATTGACCGACTGGACTATCCAAAGGACCGCATTGCCATCTG GGCAGCCGCGGACCACAGTGTGGACAACAGCACAGCCATGCTTCAGCAGTGGCTCAGAGGAGTTCAACACCTGTACCACTCGGTGGAGTGGAGGCCTGTGCAGCAACCCAG CTCCTATGCAGATGAGCAGTGTCCCAAACATTGGCCCGACTCTCGGTTCACCCATGTGATGAAGTTAAAGCAGGCAGCACTGAGAGCTGCCAGACAACTGTGGACTGACTACATACTG TTTGTGGACAGTGACAACTTGCTGACAAACCGCCAGCTGCTTCATGACATGATAGCAGAGAATCGGACAATTGTGGCACCCATGTTGGACTCAAAAGGCTTTTATTCCAACTTCTGGTGTGGCATGACACCTCAG GGCTACTACAGGCGAACCCCAGAGTATATTCCCATCCGTAAATGGAAGCGGCAGGGCTGCTTTGCAGCCCCGATGGTGCACTCCACCTACCTGCTGGACCTGAGGCGCAGAGCTAGCCAAGCATTGGCCTTCTACCCTCCTCACCCCCACTACCCCTACCACTTAGATGACATCAGGGTCTTCGCTTTCTCTTCACGACAAGCAG GGATTCAGATGTATGTTTGCAACAAGGACCATTATGGATATTTACCAGTGCCCCTTAGACAAGACCAGACactggaagaagaagaggagagttTTGCCCACACACTGACAGAGGCACTCA TTGCCCACACCATGGAGCCTTCACAGTATTTGCAGATTGTGCCTAAAGAACCAGGGAAGATGGGATTTGATGAG ATATTTCTGATCAATCTGAAGCGCCGCTCAGATCGGCGGGACAGGATGTTGAGTTCTTTGGCTGTCCTTGGCATCAACGCTACACTGACAGAAGCCGTGGACAGCAA AACCTTAAACTCCTCTCAGCTGCAAGCCATGGGTATAGACATGCTGCCCGGGTACAGAGACCCATATTCAGAGCGTGTGCTGACTAGAGGGGAGATTGGCTGCTTCCTCAGCCACCACAGAATCTGGAAACAG GTGTTGCAGCAGGAACTGCAGCGGGTGCTTTTGCTGGAGGATGATGTGAGATTTGAGCCTCGCTTTTGCAGCAGGCTGGTGACTATAATGGAAAATGTACAGAGAGTGAGACTTGAATGGGATCTCAT TTATGTAGGCCGTAAGCGGCTGCAGGTGAAGGAGCCAGAGCGCTGGGTGAAGGGAGTTAGTAACCTCGTGCACCCAGACTACTCCTATTGGACCTTGGGTTATGTCCTGTCACTGAGTGGGGCCCAGAAGCTCCTGCAGGCCAAACCTCTTAACAAAATGCTGCCTGTTGATGAGTTCCTACCTGTCATGTTCAACAAGCACCCCAA AGACGAGTACATGCAGTACTACAAGCAGAGGGACCTGAGAGCGTTTTCAGTGGAGCCTTTACTGCTCTTCCCCACACATTACACTGGCGAGCCTGGCTACTTCAGCGACACAGAGACCTCCACCATCTGGGACGACGAGGCCGTGGAAACAGACTGGGACCGAGACAGTGCCAAACACCCACGGGACCGGGACCGGGAAACTGAGGAAGTAGGGTTGCGGCCTGTGGCTCCTCACTCAACTCGTGGTGGCGTGCCTCGTCTCTCTGCCGGAAACAGAGATGAACTCTGA
- the tsen15 gene encoding tRNA-splicing endonuclease subunit Sen15 produces MAEASNGADVPEKPPPQNWILLHPAYQQMKSLEVQDSEQVHVAFLVYMDLTEVRQWKEVSCVKSPELQMVLLEGREKEGAPIQTILPLPAHRSLSHKSIRQVLDRGFSMLLCAVASDSTLVYQRMTDGLVTPDPPAGPFQDLGRRQHRKRRQMH; encoded by the exons ATGGCGGAAGCGTCAAACGGAGCAGATGTGCCAGAGAAACCTCCTCCTCAGAACTGGATCCTTCTCCACCCAGCA TATCAGCAAATGAAGAGTCTGGAGGTTCAGGACAGTGAACAAGTACACGTAGCTTTCCTCGTGTATATGGATCTTACTGAag TGCGTCAATGGAAAGAGGTGTCTTGTGTCAAGAGTCCTGAGCTGCAGATGGTTTTGCtggaagggagggagaaggaAGGAGCACCCATCCAGACAATTCTTCCACTGCCTGCTCACCGATCTCTGAGCCACAAAAG CATACGTCAGGTGCTGGACAGAGGCTTTTCCATGCTGCTGTGTGCAGTAGCTTCGGACTCCACCCTTGTCTACCAGAGGATGACTGATGGGTTGGTGACACCGGACCCTCCCGCTGGCCCCTTCCAGGATTTGGGACGCCGGCAGCACCGGAAGAGACGGCAGATGCACTGA
- the zgc:55943 gene encoding uncharacterized protein C1orf21 homolog — translation MGCTSAKQVSAVPNGEEGQSKAYSNGDLLSDEYKMKGVEKVKYISGEEGGGDGQDSTEKSALLGKGQHMDETGSNGNGKILSIHSSESQQEFFRMLDEKIEKGQDYCSEEDDMT, via the exons atgggcTGCACCTCTGCCAAGCAGGTGTCTGCTGTGCCCAATGGCGAGGAGGGCCAGAGTAAAGCCTACAGCAACGGGGACCTCCTCTCTG ATGAGTACAAGATGAAAGGAGTGGAGAAGGTCAAGTACATCAGTGGAGAAGAGGGAGGCGGGGATGGTCAGGACAGCACA GAGAAGAGTGCTCTCCTTGGTAAAGGTCAACACATGGATGAGACAGGGTCAAACGGAAATGGAAAGATTCT GAGCATCCACTCCTCAGAGAGTCAGCAAGAATTCTTCAGGATGTTGGAtgagaaaattgaaaaa GGCCAGGACTACTGCTCAGAGGAGGATGATATGACATAG